A genomic segment from Meiothermus sp. Pnk-1 encodes:
- a CDS encoding helical backbone metal receptor yields MKLVHDWLGPLELPDEPRRIVSLAPNATDALFALGLGERVVGRSAFCYRPAETLALPVVSSYTRVRWELLRDLQPDLVLISTGVQRDLLHELHRSGVPVFPVPLPQSPYGILENLILLGDLLGVGERASSLSARLAERYQRLYGLLPPLRVYLEFDLGGPVTVGRGSYVNEALRHLGLVNVYAQHPSSYFTPDLEEVPPLHPQLIIYEPKPGRSRAKERVEALMRERGWEVPLVMTEGDQLAHYGPRFFDYLEALERQIERLEI; encoded by the coding sequence ATGAAGCTCGTACATGACTGGCTCGGCCCCCTCGAGCTGCCCGATGAGCCCCGCCGCATCGTCTCGCTAGCCCCCAACGCCACCGACGCCCTGTTTGCCCTGGGGTTAGGGGAGCGGGTGGTGGGTCGCAGCGCCTTCTGCTACCGCCCCGCCGAGACCCTGGCGCTGCCGGTGGTCTCGAGCTATACCCGAGTCCGCTGGGAGTTGTTGCGCGATCTACAACCCGACTTAGTCCTCATCAGCACCGGAGTCCAGCGGGATTTGCTCCACGAACTGCACCGCTCGGGGGTTCCGGTTTTCCCGGTACCGCTGCCGCAGAGCCCTTACGGAATCCTCGAGAACCTGATCCTGCTGGGGGATCTGCTGGGGGTAGGGGAGCGGGCCTCGAGCCTGTCGGCACGGCTCGCCGAGCGCTACCAGCGGCTTTATGGGCTTTTGCCCCCCTTGAGGGTCTACCTCGAGTTTGACCTGGGAGGGCCGGTCACGGTGGGGCGGGGAAGCTACGTCAATGAGGCACTGCGGCACCTGGGCCTGGTCAACGTGTACGCCCAACACCCCTCGAGCTACTTCACCCCGGATCTGGAAGAGGTACCCCCTCTACACCCGCAGCTGATAATCTACGAGCCCAAGCCGGGGCGCAGCCGGGCCAAGGAGCGGGTCGAAGCGCTGATGCGCGAGCGAGGGTGGGAGGTTCCGCTCGTCATGACCGAGGGGGATCAGTTGGCGCACTACGGACCAAGGTTTTTTGACTACCTAGAAGCCCTCGAGCGCCAGATCGAGCGGCTGGAAATCTAG
- the coaE gene encoding dephospho-CoA kinase (Dephospho-CoA kinase (CoaE) performs the final step in coenzyme A biosynthesis.) — protein MNPADSHQHPLIIGLTGSIGSGKSTVSALLRELGATVLDADLYAREAAEALKGEICAAFPEACAEGFLDRRRLGQRVFADPEAKGRLEALVHPYVRRRMAEETQQALEAGNWVVVHDIPLLFETGRAGDFAGVLVVAAPYELRLRRVMARSGLSPEEVRARDANQLPQEEKIRRATWVIWNDADLQTLRERVRNWYESLHRKGWAPS, from the coding sequence ATGAACCCTGCGGATAGCCACCAGCATCCTCTCATTATCGGCCTCACCGGCAGCATCGGTAGCGGGAAGAGCACGGTGTCGGCCCTGCTGCGCGAACTGGGTGCGACGGTGCTCGATGCCGACCTCTACGCCCGAGAGGCTGCCGAAGCGCTGAAGGGGGAGATTTGCGCGGCGTTTCCCGAGGCTTGTGCGGAGGGATTTCTAGACCGCCGCAGGCTTGGCCAGAGGGTCTTCGCCGACCCGGAGGCCAAGGGCAGGCTCGAGGCCCTGGTCCACCCTTACGTGCGCCGCCGCATGGCCGAGGAGACCCAACAAGCCCTGGAAGCGGGGAACTGGGTGGTGGTTCACGACATACCCCTGCTTTTTGAGACCGGGCGAGCGGGGGATTTCGCTGGGGTATTGGTGGTAGCGGCCCCTTACGAACTTCGCCTGCGGCGGGTCATGGCCCGCAGCGGCCTGAGCCCCGAAGAGGTGCGGGCCCGAGACGCCAACCAGCTTCCCCAGGAGGAGAAGATCCGTCGCGCCACCTGGGTAATTTGGAATGACGCCGATTTACAAACCTTGCGCGAGCGCGTAAGAAACTGGTACGAAAGCCTCCACCGCAAAGGGTGGGCTCCCTCTTGA
- a CDS encoding CCA tRNA nucleotidyltransferase, with translation MLVAIRRVHLPPVPFPAQGYLVGGAVRDLLLGKRPKDLDFAVPEPEQAARDLAQQLHGNVFPLDEGRGLWRVVAQGQTYDYAPISRGLEVDLLRRDFTLNALAVNEQGLVLGLPIARYDLEHRLLRAVRKANLWEDPLRSLRAVRLSLTAGLRLEPQSEGWIRQHARYLKESGQLPTWERVGEELNQILQHPAAAVGFLRLERVGLLEVYLPELALGSGVEQRGAHHLDVWRHSLEVLAQLILLQPQADLALRWAALLHDVAKPQTRQWNPAKGRYTFYGHDVLGAEQARQILNRLRQPSERASEVARLVSLHMQHPPQGERELRRFLHRRRKALPELIWLQMADMAAILGYRERVGQLAERLQAIQSLAESAPSSKALLDGREVMRLLGLEPGPKVGQAIAALLEAQAIGEVQSRAEAASFLRDAFAEDRG, from the coding sequence ATGCTGGTGGCTATCCGCAGGGTTCATCTGCCTCCCGTTCCCTTTCCCGCTCAAGGATACCTTGTCGGCGGGGCGGTGCGGGATCTGTTGCTGGGAAAGCGACCCAAAGACCTCGATTTCGCGGTGCCGGAGCCGGAACAAGCCGCCCGGGATCTGGCCCAGCAGCTCCACGGCAACGTCTTTCCGCTGGATGAAGGGCGCGGGCTGTGGCGGGTCGTCGCCCAGGGCCAGACCTACGACTATGCCCCCATATCCCGCGGGCTCGAGGTGGACCTGCTCCGCCGGGACTTTACCCTCAACGCGCTGGCGGTGAACGAACAGGGCTTGGTGCTGGGGCTACCCATAGCCCGGTACGACCTCGAGCACCGCCTGCTGCGGGCTGTGCGCAAGGCCAACCTGTGGGAGGATCCGCTCCGCTCGCTGCGGGCAGTGCGCCTTTCGCTTACGGCTGGCCTGCGGCTCGAGCCTCAGAGCGAGGGGTGGATCCGCCAACACGCCCGGTATCTCAAGGAGAGCGGCCAGCTCCCAACTTGGGAGCGGGTAGGCGAAGAGCTAAACCAAATCCTTCAACATCCTGCTGCAGCGGTGGGGTTTCTCCGCCTCGAGCGGGTGGGGTTGCTGGAGGTGTATCTGCCCGAGCTGGCTCTAGGCAGCGGGGTAGAGCAGCGCGGAGCCCATCACCTGGACGTATGGCGGCACTCGCTGGAGGTGCTGGCCCAGCTGATCTTGTTGCAGCCCCAGGCCGACCTTGCGTTGCGCTGGGCCGCCCTGCTGCACGATGTCGCCAAGCCACAGACCCGTCAGTGGAACCCTGCTAAGGGGCGCTACACCTTTTACGGTCACGACGTGCTAGGGGCCGAGCAAGCCCGGCAGATCCTGAACCGGCTGCGCCAGCCCAGCGAGCGAGCTAGCGAGGTCGCCCGGCTGGTCAGCCTGCATATGCAACACCCTCCGCAGGGAGAGCGCGAACTGCGCCGCTTCCTCCATCGCCGCCGCAAGGCCCTACCCGAGTTGATCTGGCTACAGATGGCGGATATGGCCGCGATCTTAGGCTACCGGGAGCGGGTGGGGCAACTCGCGGAGCGGCTCCAGGCTATCCAGTCCCTCGCCGAAAGCGCTCCTTCCTCCAAAGCGCTCCTGGACGGGCGGGAGGTGATGCGGCTGCTCGGGCTCGAGCCTGGCCCCAAGGTGGGCCAGGCCATCGCGGCTTTGCTCGAAGCCCAAGCCATAGGCGAGGTACAAAGCCGCGCCGAGGCCGCATCGTTTTTGCGCGATGCTTTCGCTGAGGATAGGGGCTGA
- a CDS encoding sorbosone dehydrogenase family protein: protein MGNRFRRANLSSLLTVLLLACTSSAQPIPQGPPDEASRRISLPKGFQIRIFADKLAGTPRFMAVGPDGNLYLSLMSGGKVARLPDADKDGKADKVENLPFDFNQPHGLEFRREGDDWWLYVAQVDKVERLKFNPGGSFTNRQKLLDLPMPAGHSSRTVHFGPDGMMYVALGSVTNKGDEPDPRFAAILRYKVEPNGRVSIPADNPFAADPNPARRPIWAEGLRNSVDFLWTPEGKLWASTHGSDNVRLHPGDPPDNQPYEEMINQIERGKHYGWPYCIASVLGANLPPQKPEIPDPTTQASNPQNFDCTKAIPALFTLPAHSAPLGMEWGGKFTNFPKEYQNGVFIALSGSWNTDLPANYRDCKIERIIVENGLPVRSETFANGWRQSGQKCGNAWGRPTDLVAAPDGSMFVSDGHGGRVYRIVYTGNP, encoded by the coding sequence ATGGGAAACCGATTCCGCCGGGCCAACCTAAGCAGCCTGTTGACCGTTTTATTGCTAGCTTGCACTTCCAGTGCCCAACCGATCCCACAAGGGCCGCCCGATGAGGCCTCGAGGCGGATCAGCTTGCCCAAAGGCTTCCAGATCCGCATCTTCGCCGACAAACTAGCCGGCACCCCCCGCTTCATGGCGGTGGGACCGGACGGGAACCTTTACCTCTCGCTGATGTCGGGGGGTAAGGTGGCCCGCCTACCCGACGCCGACAAAGACGGCAAGGCCGACAAGGTGGAGAACCTGCCCTTCGACTTCAACCAGCCGCACGGGCTCGAGTTCCGCCGGGAGGGCGACGACTGGTGGCTTTACGTGGCCCAGGTGGACAAGGTCGAGCGGCTCAAGTTCAACCCCGGAGGGAGCTTCACCAACCGCCAAAAGCTGCTAGACCTGCCGATGCCCGCCGGCCACAGCAGCCGCACCGTGCACTTCGGGCCCGACGGCATGATGTACGTGGCGCTGGGCTCGGTGACCAACAAGGGTGACGAGCCCGACCCTCGCTTTGCCGCCATCCTGCGCTACAAGGTCGAGCCCAATGGCCGCGTAAGCATCCCCGCCGATAACCCCTTCGCCGCCGACCCCAACCCCGCCCGGCGCCCGATCTGGGCTGAGGGGCTGCGCAACAGCGTGGACTTTCTTTGGACCCCCGAAGGAAAGCTCTGGGCCAGTACCCACGGCAGCGATAACGTCAGGCTCCACCCCGGCGACCCGCCCGATAACCAGCCCTACGAGGAGATGATCAACCAGATCGAGCGGGGAAAGCACTACGGCTGGCCTTACTGCATCGCCTCGGTGCTGGGGGCCAATCTGCCCCCGCAGAAACCGGAGATCCCTGACCCCACCACCCAGGCCAGCAACCCGCAGAACTTCGACTGTACGAAAGCCATACCGGCCCTCTTCACCCTCCCCGCCCATAGCGCCCCGCTGGGGATGGAATGGGGAGGGAAGTTTACCAACTTTCCCAAGGAATACCAAAACGGCGTCTTTATCGCCCTCTCCGGCTCCTGGAACACCGACCTCCCGGCCAACTACCGCGACTGTAAAATCGAGCGGATCATCGTCGAGAATGGCCTGCCGGTGCGCTCGGAGACCTTTGCCAACGGCTGGCGGCAGAGCGGCCAAAAGTGTGGCAATGCCTGGGGCCGCCCCACCGACCTCGTAGCCGCCCCCGACGGCAGCATGTTCGTCTCCGACGGGCACGGGGGGCGGGTCTACCGCATCGTCTACACCGGGAATCCATAG
- the rnr gene encoding ribonuclease R → MTERILEYLRKNPAKTYSLREVQRMLRLERQEVKSALAELVKEGRLIEPRRGLYALPEAKPAGQKRRNGGFVGRLQVHPAGFGFVIPDALAPDQARLPSPEQRDLYIPKEFLGGAWHGDQVLAYPQPPGRDRRPWGRVAQVLERSRRKLTGRLEFRRGYAWVLPDDPRLPGKVKLEPEGLAGLEQGARIAVQLHYPEGRGGEVYGTFLEYLGLADDPGSETRAVIVNHDLKSEFDPETLAEAEAIPESIPPEELARRADFRSQDVFTIDGVDAKDFDDAIHVERLEGNRYRIGVHIADVSHYVREGSALDKEAYERGTSVYLPGRVLPMLPEKLSNGVCSLVPGQDRLVLSVLVEITDGGRVLRHSFREGVIRSKARLTYPQVQAFAEGRGMPEEFKWLEPDLALLLELTRKLKTKRVAAGALDFHFTEVKVDIGEAGEIHLIPQTEPDARSLIEELMLLANRIVAKHLSDKGLPALYRVHEDPTEMAYAKLAAQLSKLGYELPGMEPSPKAMQAILKQAEGKPEAPVVSTLLLRSLKLARYAHENLGHFGLAAEHYLHFTSPIRRYPDLVVHRVLKTLMRRRLTPEKVERWREVFPRMAEHTSSRERSAEAAERDLAKYYQCRWAELHRGEHFAGVVSGVTGFGVFVALENGVEGMIRPSSLLDDHYEYVEDTLSLVGTRTKRRIRIGDPLEVMIQRVDLPTRQIELVPAEFAELRPATTASSRTKEKNMEGTKKRRMVGPPEGRERRDRGPKVTMSRMYFGEWQKTEDETPPQNRHAGGRGGQPRHEARSSRKPQPQSGNPGERQGKTSRRRRNRWR, encoded by the coding sequence ATGACCGAACGTATCCTCGAGTATTTGCGCAAGAACCCAGCCAAGACCTACAGCCTGCGCGAGGTGCAGCGGATGCTCCGCCTCGAGCGCCAAGAAGTCAAGTCGGCCCTAGCCGAGTTGGTAAAGGAGGGTAGGCTGATCGAGCCTCGCCGGGGGCTATATGCCTTACCCGAGGCTAAACCGGCTGGGCAAAAACGGAGGAACGGAGGCTTTGTGGGCCGCCTCCAGGTGCACCCGGCGGGCTTTGGCTTCGTCATCCCCGATGCGCTAGCTCCTGACCAGGCCCGGCTGCCCTCTCCCGAGCAGCGCGACCTCTACATCCCCAAAGAGTTCTTGGGCGGCGCCTGGCACGGTGACCAGGTGCTGGCCTACCCCCAGCCGCCGGGCCGGGATCGGCGGCCATGGGGTAGGGTGGCCCAGGTGCTCGAGCGCTCGCGCCGCAAGCTCACCGGCCGGCTCGAGTTCCGCCGGGGCTACGCCTGGGTGCTTCCCGACGACCCCCGGCTGCCGGGCAAGGTCAAGCTCGAGCCCGAAGGGCTGGCCGGCCTCGAGCAAGGCGCGCGAATCGCCGTGCAACTGCACTACCCAGAAGGGCGAGGGGGCGAGGTCTACGGGACCTTCCTCGAATACCTGGGGCTAGCCGACGACCCCGGTAGCGAGACCCGCGCGGTGATCGTCAACCACGACCTCAAGTCGGAGTTTGACCCGGAAACCCTGGCAGAAGCCGAGGCTATTCCCGAGTCCATCCCCCCCGAGGAGCTCGCCCGCCGCGCCGATTTCCGCTCCCAGGATGTCTTTACCATCGACGGCGTTGACGCTAAAGACTTTGACGACGCCATCCACGTGGAGCGCTTGGAGGGAAACCGCTACCGCATCGGGGTGCACATCGCGGATGTCTCCCACTACGTCCGGGAGGGGAGCGCCTTGGACAAGGAAGCCTACGAGCGAGGCACCAGCGTCTACCTGCCGGGTCGGGTGCTGCCGATGCTCCCGGAGAAGCTCTCTAACGGGGTGTGCTCCTTGGTACCGGGCCAGGACCGGCTGGTGCTCTCGGTGCTGGTAGAAATCACCGACGGCGGGCGGGTCCTGAGGCACAGCTTCCGGGAGGGGGTCATTCGCTCCAAGGCCCGGCTTACCTACCCCCAGGTGCAAGCCTTCGCGGAGGGTAGAGGAATGCCCGAGGAGTTCAAATGGCTCGAGCCCGACCTGGCCCTCCTCCTCGAGCTGACCCGCAAGCTCAAGACCAAGCGGGTGGCCGCAGGAGCCCTGGACTTCCACTTCACCGAGGTCAAGGTGGACATCGGCGAGGCGGGGGAGATCCACCTGATTCCCCAGACCGAGCCCGACGCCCGCAGCCTCATCGAAGAACTGATGTTGCTAGCGAACCGGATCGTGGCCAAGCACCTCTCGGATAAGGGGCTACCGGCCCTCTACCGGGTCCACGAAGACCCCACCGAGATGGCCTACGCCAAGCTGGCCGCGCAACTCTCCAAGCTGGGGTACGAGTTGCCGGGGATGGAGCCCAGCCCCAAGGCCATGCAGGCCATCCTCAAGCAGGCCGAGGGCAAGCCCGAGGCACCGGTGGTCTCGACGTTGCTGCTGCGCTCGTTGAAGCTGGCCCGCTACGCCCACGAGAACCTGGGCCACTTCGGCCTGGCCGCCGAGCACTACCTGCACTTCACCAGCCCCATCCGCCGCTACCCCGACTTGGTAGTGCACCGGGTGCTCAAGACCCTGATGCGGCGCAGGCTCACCCCGGAGAAGGTGGAGCGCTGGCGCGAGGTCTTCCCCCGCATGGCCGAGCACACCTCGAGCCGTGAGCGCTCGGCTGAAGCTGCCGAGCGCGACCTCGCCAAGTACTACCAGTGCCGCTGGGCCGAGCTTCACCGGGGCGAGCATTTTGCCGGAGTGGTCTCGGGGGTGACCGGCTTTGGGGTGTTTGTGGCGCTCGAAAACGGGGTGGAGGGGATGATACGGCCCTCGAGCCTCCTCGACGACCACTACGAGTACGTGGAGGATACCCTCTCGCTGGTCGGCACCCGCACCAAGCGGCGCATCCGCATCGGCGATCCGTTGGAGGTGATGATTCAAAGGGTGGACCTGCCCACCCGGCAGATCGAGCTGGTTCCCGCCGAGTTCGCTGAGCTGCGCCCTGCTACAACGGCCTCGAGCCGTACGAAGGAGAAGAATATGGAAGGTACGAAAAAACGCCGCATGGTCGGCCCTCCGGAGGGTCGGGAGCGCCGCGACCGCGGCCCCAAAGTCACGATGAGCCGGATGTATTTTGGCGAATGGCAAAAGACCGAGGACGAAACCCCACCCCAGAACCGCCACGCGGGAGGTAGGGGCGGCCAGCCCAGGCATGAAGCCCGATCGTCCCGGAAGCCTCAGCCCCAAAGCGGCAATCCGGGAGAGCGGCAGGGTAAAACTTCGCGCCGCCGTCGGAATCGCTGGCGGTAA
- a CDS encoding aspartate aminotransferase family protein has protein sequence MDAFAAFERHVNPGLAGLLRFTGLDKVESHAEGVYVWDTEGKRYLDFLGLYGTLSLGHRHPRVVEAVKRQLERMPMSVRVLVSEPTARLAEKLAEITPGSLSMSFFGNSGTEAVEAALKFARMATGKTGFITTQNAYHGKTLGALSVTPKPHYQDPARPLVPGVTVVPFGDAEAVAQAITPETAAIILEPIQGEGGIRVPMQGYLCEVQAIARKHGVLLIADEIQTGLGRTGKMWAVEWEGVEPDILTSAKALGGGVMPISATVMRPEIGEIYKKEPLIHSSTFGGNPLAAAAALAAIEVTQELDLPLRAQEMGRYLMSKLSGLHSAYPEFIEEVRGRGLMVGLEFTDADIGALVVSELASRGVLTAFGLNNPKVVRLEPPLIVEKEHIDTCVEALEQSLEATKATLEGVL, from the coding sequence ATGGACGCGTTCGCCGCTTTTGAAAGGCATGTCAACCCCGGCCTGGCCGGGCTGCTCCGCTTTACCGGGTTGGACAAGGTCGAGTCCCACGCCGAGGGAGTGTACGTCTGGGATACCGAGGGCAAGCGCTACCTGGACTTTTTGGGGCTGTATGGGACCTTGTCGCTAGGCCACCGCCACCCTCGGGTGGTGGAGGCGGTGAAGCGCCAGCTCGAGCGCATGCCGATGTCGGTGCGGGTCTTGGTCTCCGAGCCCACCGCCCGGCTGGCCGAAAAGCTGGCCGAGATCACCCCCGGCTCGCTCTCCATGAGCTTTTTTGGGAACTCCGGTACCGAGGCGGTGGAGGCGGCCCTGAAGTTCGCCCGGATGGCGACCGGCAAGACCGGGTTCATCACCACCCAAAACGCCTATCACGGCAAGACCCTGGGGGCCCTCTCGGTCACTCCCAAGCCGCACTATCAGGATCCGGCACGCCCCTTGGTTCCCGGGGTGACGGTGGTTCCCTTTGGCGACGCGGAGGCGGTGGCCCAGGCCATCACCCCCGAGACCGCAGCGATCATCCTCGAGCCCATCCAGGGCGAGGGGGGCATCCGGGTGCCCATGCAGGGCTACTTGTGCGAGGTACAGGCCATCGCCCGCAAGCACGGGGTCTTGCTCATCGCCGATGAAATACAGACCGGCTTGGGCCGCACCGGCAAGATGTGGGCGGTGGAGTGGGAGGGGGTCGAGCCAGACATCCTGACCAGCGCCAAGGCTTTAGGGGGCGGGGTGATGCCCATCTCCGCCACCGTCATGCGCCCGGAGATCGGCGAAATCTACAAGAAAGAGCCCCTCATTCACTCCTCCACCTTCGGCGGGAACCCCCTGGCCGCGGCGGCGGCATTGGCGGCTATCGAGGTCACGCAAGAGCTAGATCTGCCCCTTCGGGCTCAGGAGATGGGCCGCTACCTCATGAGCAAGCTCTCCGGGCTGCACTCCGCGTACCCTGAGTTCATCGAGGAGGTGCGCGGGCGGGGGTTGATGGTGGGCCTCGAGTTCACCGATGCCGATATCGGGGCCTTGGTGGTTTCCGAGCTGGCCTCGCGCGGCGTCCTTACCGCCTTTGGCCTCAATAACCCCAAGGTAGTCCGCCTCGAGCCTCCGCTGATCGTCGAGAAAGAACACATTGACACCTGTGTAGAGGCGCTCGAGCAAAGCCTCGAGGCGACCAAGGCGACGCTCGAAGGGGTTCTTTAG